Part of the Flavobacterium sp. MDT1-60 genome, AAACAGATGAGACTTATTTATTTGTAGATGTGGGCGGTGGAAGTACCGAATTTACCTTATTCTCTGATGGAAAAATGATTAATTCAAGATCGTTTAAAGCAGGAACAGTTCGTTTGCTAAATGATATGGTTTGTGATGTTGTTTGGGATGAAATCGAAAAATGGATTAAAACCAATACAGCAGATTATGAAGAGGTAACATTGATTGGTTCTGGTGGAAACATCAATAAATTGTTTAAAATGTCTGGAAAACAACAAGAAAAACCACTTTCATACATTTATATCAATTCACAATATGCTTTCTTAAATTCATTGACATACGAACAAAGAATCGCCGAATTAGGATTAAACTCTGACCGTGCCGACGTAATTATCCACGCAACCCGTATTTACCTAAATGCGATGAAATGGAGTGGAGCGCGCCAAATTTACGTTCCAAAAATTGGACTTTCTGACGGAATCGTAAAAGCAATGTATTACGGTAAAATTTAAAAATATTGGCCACAGATTGCCCAGATTCAAAAGATTAAAGAATCTGTGAAATCTTTTAATCTGTGGCAAAAAAAATATTCGCGACTAATTTCAATAATTTACACGAATTAATATATTCACTACGAATAAAAAAATTAGTGAAATTCGTGGCAAACCTTTTTTTTATATTTAACTAATTAGCAATGAACAAAACCAGACTTGAAGCTTTTAGTGATGGTGTTTTAGCAATCATTATAACGATAATGATCTTAGAAATCAAAGTGCCTCATGGACATGAATTTGCCGATTTAAAACCACTTGTTCCAAAGTTTTTAAGCTATGTTTTAAGTTTTATTTATGTTGGAATTTATTGGAACAATCATCATTATTTACTTCATGGTTTATCAAAAGTAAACGGAAAAATACTTTGGGCTAATTTGCATTTGTTGTTCTGGTTGTCATTAATACCCGTTGCTACGGGCTGGATGGGCGAGCATAATTTTGCAAAAGAAGCAATGGCATTTTATGGAGGTATCTTACTGCTTTGTGCTATTGCTTACGTAATCCTTCAAAAAACTGTTTTAGATGTAGAAGGAAAAGATTCTGTATTGGCAAAAGCTTTAGCAAAAGATTTGAAAGGAAAAGCTTCTGCAGTTTTATATATTATTGGAATTGCAGCATCGTTCTACAACGAATGGGTGTCCGGTGCAGCCTATTTTATCGTTGCAATGTCCTGGCTTATTCCTGATAAAAGAATTGAAAGAGTTTTTGCTAAGTAATTTTTTTTTGATTTAGCTTACGAATAAAAAAGTTGTCACAACCCGAGCGATAGCGAACTGGCGAAGTAATTACACTAATTTTCACGAATTGTTTCAAGATATTATCATACATAAATTAGTGGCAAACCTATTTTTCCCATTTGTAATAAATATTTTTTAAATGAAATCTATTTTTCAATCTATTCATGTTTTACCTCAAAATGAATTAGATCAGTTAGATGATCTGATTACTTTTAGAAAACTAAAAAAAGGGGAAGTTCTATTGAAGGAAAATCAGGTTTGTAATGAAATTTATTTTATCAAAAAAGGAATTTTACGATCGTATTTTTTCAATCATCAAGGCGATGAAATCACCAATTGTTTTGCTTTCGAAAATGAATTTATGGCTTCATTTTCCAGTTTTATAACACAAAATGCTGCCGAAGAAAACATTCAGGCATTAGTCGATACAGAATTGCAGATTATAAGCCGTGAAAGTTTAGAGAAGCTTTATAAACTAGGAATTCATTGGCAGGAAATTGGGCGAAAATTAACTGAAATCGAATATGTAACGCTTCAAAAAAGAATGATTTCTTTTCAGAAATTATCCGGATCGCAACGTTATAAAGAACTTTATCAGAATCATCAAAAATACATTCAGCTTATTCCGCTTCAATATTTAGCTTCCTATTTAGGCGTAACTCCAAGACATTTAAGTCGTATCCGTAAAGCGATTTTATAGGACATTTGTCCAGTACTATTTTTTAGGTGAATGGTATTTTTGTAAAAAGTTTAATCATGAAAAAAATACTAATTATAAATGGCCATCCAAATCCGGCAAGTTTCAATTTTGGTATTGCAGATTCGTACCAAAAAGGCGCAATTGCCTCAGGCGCACAAGTTGAAACCATAACTATTGCTGAATTACAATTTAATCCAAATTTACAATTTGGTTATCAAAAGCGAACAGAACTGGAACCTGACTTAATAAAGTCGTGGGAAAAAATTCAAAACGCAGATCACTTAGTCTGGATTCATCCTGTTTGGTGGGGTGGTTTGCCCGCAATTACAAAAGGATTTATCGACCGGTTATTTTTGCCTGGAATGGCTTTTCAATACCGCGAAAATTCAGTTTGGTGGGATAAACTTTTAAAAGGGAAAACAGCGCACATCATCACAACTTTAGATCAGCCTGGCTGGTATTACAGATTGTTTTTTGGAAGACCAAGCGTCAATCAACTTAAAAAATCAACGTTGGAATTTTGTGGTGTAAAACCCGTAAAAGTTAGTTATGTCGGAATTGTAAAAACAGCTAATGATTTTCAAAGAGAAAAATGGCTGAGAAAAGTCTATGATTTCGGATTACGAAATAAATAAAAAATGTAGTGGCAGAAAAAATTAACCGAGTAAATCCAATCCAAATGTTGAACGTAAAAGTTCAATATTTGGGTTGATTTCTAACAAACGATTGTAACGATCCTGATCGTTAAAACTTCTTTTAGTTTCTATTGCTTCATTTACAATAATTTCAATTGTAATGTCGTGATTGTGCAAATGCCCTTTTAAATGCCCTAAAAGTCCATTAATCTGACCTTCAAAATCTAATTTAGAACCTTCATTTGGCAATTCAAGTGTAATTACCGTACCGTTTAATTTTGGATCGTTAATCAATAATAACGACTCCATAATTTTAAAACCTTTATCACCCAGACGTTGTGCATATTTATTCCACTGCACTAACATTTCAGTTTCGGTAAAATCTTCTGTAGGCAAAACCGAAGAAGGTTTTACATACGATTTATTCTTCTCTTCCATTTCCTTTTTCGCACGAATACTGGCGAGAGAAAAAGCAGAAACTTTTTTAGGTTGATCTTCAGTGGAGGTATTTTGATTTTCAACTTGAGCAACAGGATTTTTAATCGCTTTTTGAGCGTCAATATTTACGGTTCCGACAGAAGCACTGATATTTCCATTTTCCGAATTTGGAATTTGGGATTTATCATTTGAAATTTCAGTGTTAGCTGTTGTATTATTTGGATTTTGGGATTTTAAATTTGGAATTTCAGTTATAGCAGTTGGAACTTCTACAATAGAATATCCTCCATTTTTAAAATAAGTAGGCGGAATTATGAATTGCTCAACTTTTTTTTTTCTCCATCAAAGTTGATAGAGGCTAATTGCATCAAACATAATTCGACCAAAAGACGCTGATTCTGGCTTAGTTTGTATTTTAAATCACAGTCGTTTGCAATGTCAATTCCTTTTAATAAAAAGTCTTGCGAACATTTTTGAGCCTGAACACCATACATTTGTTGTGCTTGTTCGCCTACTTCAAGCAAGCTTAAAGTTGCCGGAGTTTTACTAACTAATAAATCTCTAAAGTGCGAAGCCAAACCTGCAATAAAATGATGTCCGTCAAAACCTTTTGCCAGAATATCATTGTAGGCTAATAAAAGATCCGGAATTTTATTTTCTAAAAGTAAATCGGTAATGCTGATGTAGGTTTCGTAATCTAAAACGTTTAGGTTTTCAGTTACGGCCTGACGTGTTAAATTAGTTCCGCAGTACGAAACCACACGGTCAAAAATCGATAAAGCGTCACGCATGGCACCATCTGCTTTTTGAGCGATAATGTGCAACGCATCGTCTTCAAAATTGATACCCTGACTTGTTGCAACATCAGCTAAATGTTCTTTAGCATCTTTTACGGTAATTCTTTTGAAATCAAATATCTGGCAACGAGATAAAATCGTTGGAATAATCTTGTGTTTTTCTGTTGTTGCTAAAATGAAAATAGCATGCTTTGGCGGTTCTTCCAATGTTTTAAGGAAAGCATTAAAAGCAGCCGAAGACAACATATGAACCTCGTCAATAATATACACTTTGTATTGTCCGGTTTGGGGCGGGATTCTAACCTGATCAATCAGATTACGAATATCATCAACCGAGTTGTTTGAAGCCGCATCTAACTCAAAAACGTTAAAAGCAAAATCTTCATTTGGATCGTCATATCCCGGCTGGTTTATTTTACGGGCTAAAATACGTGCACAGGTTGTTTTTCCAACTCCACGCGGTCCTGTGAATAAAAGGGCAGAAGCAAGATGGTTGCTTTCTATAGCATTTAGCAAAGTGTTGGTAATGGCTTTCTGGCCTACAACATCCTTAAAGGTCTGTGGGCGGTATTTACGAGCCGATACTACAAATTGTTCCATATTCTTTTTTATTCGATAGCAAATATAGGGTATAATTTAATGATTTGAAAATTTAAAAATTGAAAGATTTTAAGTGTTTTGAACATTAAAAAGTAACCTGTTTTTTTAGAGAAAGTTGCGTTTTGCAATTGAAGTTTTTTGCTTTAATTATTTCTTATGAAATATTGTTTGATTACTATTTTGTAATAAAAAATGGACTATTTTTAATCCGAAACAAAAAATCTTTTTTACTGAAAAAAACAAACACTATAAAAACCAATGAACGCAAAACAAATAATTAAATTAAGCAATGTTATCGGAATCACTTCAATACTTTTATTAGTTTACTGGGTATTTACTTTTATAATGATTCAGGTTTTTGGGTTGAAAGTTTTTAGAGAAAATATGACTGAAACTTTTTATTTCAGTGTTTTCGGAATTCTTGCGCTTATGTTTGGCTCATTAATTATTAATATTATGTTTAATCTAACCAGAATTGCCGAAAAACATAATCTGGACGCTATTAATCAAAAATCGAACAGATTGAAGTTTATTGGTTTGCTTTTAATTTTCCCATTACTAGCTTTAATTCTTTTTGGAGGAGACTATTTGACTTCAAGCAAAAAAGAAAAAATGCTGATTGAATCTGCTAAATCGATAGTGGATAACAACAAAGCAAACAATGACAAATTAGTCAATTATACTTTTTCTGAAGAGTATATTAAAGAAACGGCAAACACCTTAAAAATTTTATCGAGTACTGATGATAATTTTCCAAGCGTAACATTAATTGTCAAAGATTCGCTTAAAGGCTCTCCGGTTTATTTAGGTTTTAATCACTATTTTGAAGGTAATTTGAAGGACACTATACATCCTCAAAAAATAAGATATATCCATAAAACAACGAAAGAAGAAAGAGAATATTTAAATTCAATATTTGATAAGAATAGTAATGAGCTACGATATAGTGCCAGCGACGGAACTTATGAATTGTTTTATCCGTACAAAAAGAATGGAAAAACGATAATAATATATTTTTCGGAACAACAGCGATACGGTAAATTAGGAAGTTAATTGAGTATATATGAAAAACATAATTATTATAACGATATTTTTTCTTTTACAAAGCTTAAATCTTTTTGCTCAGGATGAATCCGAAATTAATCAAAAGTGGGTAGAACTAAAAGATCAATTTAAACATAAAACAGAGTTGGTTGTTGAATTCACATCTAAACTTCAAAAGTCAAAAAAAATAGATAAAAAAGAATTAGAACAAACTGCATTTTACGCCAAGAAATTCAGTATGATGTGCGAGAATAAATTATTGTATAAAGATGCAGTTAGTAAAGTAAAACAAGCAAATGATTTATTGAATACCCATTTAGTAAGAACTTTGGTTAATTTGGAGTCTGATTTTAAACTCAAAAGGCAGGAATCAATACTTTCATTAGCTGATCAGTTAGCTGCTGTGGAAAATCAGATTTTTGTAGCTATCAAAAAGTATAATGAAGTTTGCATAAAACAAAACAGGAAAGATGTGATATTTGAAAGTCATGACAACAATAAGTCGCCTTCTATTGAATTTTAGTTTTTTTCTTTCCAAAATGTTTATCATAATTTTCTATGAATGATTTGGAATTATTACTGCTTATATTACAACCATTCACTAATCAATAAAACTTACTTTATGAAAAAACATCTATTCTTAATTGTAATTGTACTTTGTTCTTTTCAGCTTCAGGCTCAAACGGCTCAGGATTCGATTGATATCAAGCGTGTTGCTTTAGCTTATATCGAGTCACAGCATACTCCAAATCCAAAATTGATGGAAAGTGCTTTGCATCCTCGTTTGGTAAAAAGATCGGTTTTTAGAAATAAGACTGCCCAGAAAGATTTTGTATCAGAATATTTTGCAGAGAACATGATTATTCTTGCGGAAACGTATAATGTAAAAGGAGATAAGTTTCCGAAAAACCCAAGAAAAGAAGTAAAGTTATTGGATGTTTCTGCAAGAACAGCATCTGTTAAATTAATAGCAGATACCTGGATAGATTATATGCATATTGTAAAGGAAAATGGAGAATGGAAAATAATAAATGTACTTTGGCAATATAATGATGTGAAGCAGCATGAATAGGTCTTAGTCTCAGTCACAGTCTCAGTTTACAGTCTCAGTCTCATGCACTGAAAGCTGGGACTGAGACTAATCACTAATAAACTGGAAATAATATAAATTTGATAATGTTATTTTGTAAAATATTGATATTTAATTCTTTAACTTTAAGAGGTTAAAAAACTAAAAAAATATCATTATGAAAATCAGATCTATTTTATTGGGAATGAGTCTTGCTTTTTCTTTAGTAGCATGTGCTCCTAAGGATGCAGACATTCAAAAAGAAATTAATGAAAAACTAAACACGCCAAGTGTGCAAGTCACAGTTCACGAAGGTGTTGCCACTATTGTGGGAACTTGCGATGATGATGCTTTCAAAAAAAATATTGAAAGTTCTGTTAAAGCAGTTAAAGGAGTAAAAACAGTAATCAATAACTGCCAAATTCCGGTTCCTAATGTTGAATCTGCTGCTGCAGCTGTTATAATTAATTCAGATGCTGATTTAGATAAATCGGTAAGTGATGTTGTAAAAGCTTACGATGGCGTGAGTGCTACTGTTGTAGGAGGTGTTGTAACGCTTTCCGGTGAAATTAAAAGAAGCCAATTGGCCCCACTTATTCAAAGCGTGCAGGAATTGAAACCTAAAAAAGTAGAAAACAAATTAACTATTAAATAATAATGTTATGAGTTTACAAGAGAAATATAAAGAGTTAACAAATCTCGCTTCTTCTTTAGGTATAAAAAACCTGCAAGTAAGAGAACAAGATAATGTATTGTACATTGATGGCACAGCAAAATCTGCAGATGATAAAGAGAAACTTTGGGATAGCTACGGAACATTAGATCCTGATTACAGATCGGCTGATGTAGTGATGAATATTGAAGTGGCAGAAGGAACGACTACAGAATATACAGTGAAAAGTGGAGATTCTTTGTCAAAAATAGGAAAAGAGTATGGCGTTTCGTGGCAGGATATTTTCGAAGCGAATAAAGATATTATTAAAAATCCGGATTTGATTCAACCGGGTTGGAAACTAAAGATACCAACGGCGTAATTTATTTGCGTGCTGTTTTGAAAGTCTGTCATTTTTATGATAGACTTTTTTGTTTTTAGCTGCAAAGAATGCAAGGAATTTTCGCAATGGTCGTAAAGTTTTATTCTCATTTTTGTCATTTCGGGGAACGAGAAATCACATTACGGATTTACAGTTCGTGCTCTCTGGATGTGATTTCTCGTTCCTCGAAATGACAAGATTATTAACTTCTTTTGAAACTGAGTGCCCTAGCCCTGATGGGAGGGAAAATCCTTTTGTGTCCGCCGCGGCGGACACAAAAGATTTGGAAGGACAGCAGGATTAGCTCCTGAAAAATCACCTTCCCTTTATACTCAAATCAAATAAAAATTTTGCGGTTTCCTGGTCGGAGTCGGCGGAGAAGCCTGCTACATAAACGCCCTTTTTGCCTGAATTCGATTTAATTCCGTATACAACTGCCTCATCGCCTGGATCTGATTCCCCTTCGTATCGATACACATGTACAATTTCAAATTTTTCAGGATTTTTTTTAATCATGTCCGAGTTCAGATTAAAATCACATGTAAATCCTTTTTCATGAAGTTGATCTAAAGCTTTTGAAACAGTTGCGTAGTGATACATTCTTGTCATGATAAGTGAATTTAAAAATTAAGGATTTTAAAGGTAACCAATTTAAAATTAAATTGTTATGAAAAAATTATAAAAATCGGAAATTTAAATGCCCTATTCTTCGTTGATAAATCGCTACTTTTGCACCGCAGACCGCCTTATCGTCGCTCAATTCGTTGGGGGGAGGAAAGTCCGGACACCAAAGAGAAGCATAGCGGGTAACACCCGTCGGTCCCGATTCGTCGGGGCAAGGACAAGTGCAACAGAAAGTATGTACAGGTAATGCTGTAGTGAAACCAGGTAAACTCTATGCGGTGAAATACCAAGTATATCAGCATTTAAGGGCTTCTCGTCCGTTGTTGAAGGGTAGGTAGCTCGAGTCCAGTAGTAATGCTGGATCTAGATAAATGATAAGGCCCTGATTTATCAGGGACAGAATCCGGCTTATAGGTCTGCATTTTTTATATATTTGTGAAAGCTCTAAATCACTTTCATGAATATCACTACTCCAAATGCTTCTCCGAAAACTAAGAAAAGCACGCTTCATTCTATAATCACCAATCTTACTTTTTGGGTTTTGATTGCCATAATTGCCGGAGTTTTGCTCGGACATTTTTCACCTGAAAATGGTGTGAAAATGGAAATTGTCGGTAAAACATTTGTTGATATTATCAAACTATTTATTGGGCCAATTATATTTCTGACAATTGTTTTAGGAATTTCAGGGATGGGGAACTTGAAAAAAGTAGGCCGAATTGGTGTGAAAGCATTACTCTATTTTGAAGTGGTGTCGACCATTTCATTGGCAATTGGTGTTGGTGTTGCCTATTTCTTTCAACCAGGCAAAATTGATAAATCAGGTTTGGCTTTGCAGGATGCAAGTAAGTACACAAATCATGCTGCAGAGAATTTTTCATGGCTGCAGTTTTTCCTTTCTAATTTTACCTTACAGGTTCTTTTGGCTGCGATTGTTTGTGGAATTGCATTGAATTTTTATCAAAAAAGAGAACAGACTATTTTGATTCTGGAACGTTTCTCAAAAGTAGTTTTTACAGGATTAAAGTATGTAATGTATTTGGCTCCTATTGGTGCGTTTGGAGGAATGGCTTATACGATTGGTAAATTCGGATTAGAAACATTAATTCCGCTAGGAAAATTGATGCTTTGTGTTTATCTGACCATGGCCTTATTTGTATTTATGATTTTAGGAACTATTCTGAGATATTATAAAATCAATATTCTTTCGATTCTAAAATACATTAAAGAAGAACTTTTATTGGTTCTCGGAACTTCCTCTTCGGAAGCGGCATTACCAAGTATAATGGTGAAACTGGAACAAATGGGTTGTAGTAAATCGGTTGTAGGACTGGTGATTCCGACGGGTTATTCTTTTAATCTGGACGGAACTTCGATTTATTTGTCGATGTCAGTGATATTCCTTGCGCAGTTGTATGATGTGCATTTGAGTTTCGCAGAAATTCTGAGTGTCATAGGAATTTTGATGATTACGTCTAAAGGCGCAGCGGGCGTTACCGGAAGCGGATTTATTGTTCTGGCTTCGACTTTGACAGCGATTCATAAAATTCCGGTTGAAGGTTTGGCTTTTTTATTAGGCGTTGATAAATTTATGAGTGAAGCAAGGGCAATAACAAACTTAATTGGAAATACAGTCGCCACAATTATAATTTCGAAAACAGAGCATGATTTTACGGAACTGAATTTGGATCCTGTTATAGAGGAGTAGTTTTGGCATGCGGATGACGCGGATTTAATCGGATTTGCGCTGTTTTTTATTTTGTCTTTTGTTATCGTAGCTAGTTGGAATTTGGAATTTAAAAATTGGAATTTTAAATAATTATGAAAAGAATTGGAATTTTAGGACTTGGTGGAGTAGGAGGATATTTCGGTGGACTTTTGGCGAAAGCCTATTATAACTCAGCTGAAGTTGAGATTGTTTTTATAGCCAGAGGAGCAACAAAAGAGGCAATCGCTGAGAATGGATTGAAAATTGTCAACGACGATTCTGAAATGGTTGCGCATCCCAAACTGGTTTCAAATAATCCGGATGAAATTGGTGTTTTAGATTATTTAATTTGTGCCACAAAAACGTACGATATTAAAGAAAGTTTGCTTTCGCTGCAAAAATGTATTACGTCTGCAACGATAATTCTTCCTTTATACAATGGAGTTGATGCCCCTGAACGTATCAAAAAAATATTTCCTGAAAATGAGATTTTACAGGGTTGTGTTTATATTATTTCGATGATTGCTTCACCAGGAACTATTAGGAAAATGGGCTTTTATGAAAAGTTATTTTTTGGTTCTAAAATGACTTCAAATGCTAAATTAGAAGAATTACAAAACATCTTTCAAAAAGCTAAAATTGAAAGTTATTTGGTTGACAATATTGAGGAAATCGTTTGGGAAAAATTTATTTTTATCTCGGCATTGGCTTCAGTAACTTCTTATTTGAACCAAAACATTGGAGAAGTACTAAAGAACAAGAAATCGATGAAAGTGTATGTAGAATTGCTTTATGAAATTGAAGCGGTTGCCAAAGCAAAAGGTTTGCAATTGCCAAAAGATATTGTAAATCAAACTATTGTAAAACTTGAAAAATCGCCTAAAGAAGCGACTTCGTCTATGCACAGGGATTTATTGGCAGGCAGAAAAACAGAAGTAACTTCGTTGACACAATTTGTAGTCAACGAAGGCTTAAAATATGGTGTAAAAACTCCTCTTTACGAAAAGATTACAATAGCATTAATGTAAATGCTATGATTCGTCTTTTGTAGTTCGAACTAAACTGATTCCGGATGTAAAGAAAACGATTCCAAGGATTCCGTAAATAATTAGCGATTTAATATCTCGCTCTCCTCCTGAAGTATCAGCAAAAATTACTGCGGTGTAAATAAGGCCCACAATTCCCAGAATGGTAAGCACTGCTCCAAAAAGTCTTTTTAGGTTCATGATTTATGTTTTTAAGATTCACATCAAATGTAACTTCAAAATTCTTCAGAACTGTTATACAATTATTTAACAAGCTTATATGATTTGCAGTATTACATGTCAATTATAAAATTCAATCTGTAAGAAAATATTTTAAGCTTTAAGTGGGTTGTATTGTTTAAATGCTATTTTTGCCACAACCAATTAAAAACCAAAATGAAAAAAAAATACTTGTTCTTATTTCTAGCTGTTCTTTTTTTAAATACTATTCAGGCACAGGATGAAGCAGTTACATCCGTTCAAAAAAATCAATTTAAGGTTAATATGTTTTTACCAGGCTTCGTTTATGAACATGGTTTTGATTCTAAAAACACTTTGTACTCTGAAGCAAGTTTAGGTTTAGGATTCTCTGCGAATTCTTACGATTCAAATTTTGCTTTTTTTCCACAAATCGTTGAACAATTTCGTCATTATTACAATCTTGAAAAAAGAGCTGCAAAAGGGAAAAGAACCGCTTTTAATTCGGGAAATTATCTTGGCTTAGTTGCGGCTTATAATTTTGAATCTATTTCGACAAATGATAAATATAGCGAAGCGGTTCCTTCATTCACAGTAGGGGCGCTTTGGGGATTTCAACGTACTTACAAAAGAAAGTTTAATCTGGAGTTTAGTGCAGGCCCGGGAGTGAATTTTGATAAATACGATACTGAATTTGTGCCCCTTGTAAACTTTACCTTAGGCTGGGTAATTGGGAATTAATTTTATAAGAAAACATTTAAAAGCTCTGATTCGTCAGGGCTTTTCTATTTTAAATTCCAAACCAATATTACGAACACTTTCAATCTTGATTTTTGGATCTGAATTAAAATATTTTCTAAGCCTGCTGATAAAAACATCCATACTTCGCCCTGAGAAATAATCGTCTTTTTTCCAGACAGACATTAAAATTTGATCTCTCTTTAATAACTGGTTGTTGTTTAGATATAAATACTCAATGAGAGAAGCTTCTTTCTCTGTGAGCTGCTGAACGTGGTTTTTATTATTGAGGGTTAATCTTTCATTATCAAAAATATAAGAGCCAATTTCAATTATATTATTTCCATCCAGACTTCTCTTTTGTTCGATTCTCTTTAAAATATTCTGCAAACGCAGAATTAGTTCGTCGACTTCAAAAGGTTTTATGATATAGTCGTCTGCACCTAGTTTTAATCCAATGATTTTGTCTTCTTTTAACTTTCTTGCCGTTAGAAAAATGAATGGAATTTCGGGATTGATTGTAATTATTTTTTCGGCCAATGAAAATCCGTCCAATTTGGGCATCATTACATCAAAAACACAAATATCAAAAGCTTGGTTTTTAAAATAGTCTAAAGCTATTTCTCCATTTTCTGCCC contains:
- a CDS encoding DUF3575 domain-containing protein, whose amino-acid sequence is MKKKYLFLFLAVLFLNTIQAQDEAVTSVQKNQFKVNMFLPGFVYEHGFDSKNTLYSEASLGLGFSANSYDSNFAFFPQIVEQFRHYYNLEKRAAKGKRTAFNSGNYLGLVAAYNFESISTNDKYSEAVPSFTVGALWGFQRTYKRKFNLEFSAGPGVNFDKYDTEFVPLVNFTLGWVIGN
- a CDS encoding ketopantoate reductase family protein codes for the protein MKRIGILGLGGVGGYFGGLLAKAYYNSAEVEIVFIARGATKEAIAENGLKIVNDDSEMVAHPKLVSNNPDEIGVLDYLICATKTYDIKESLLSLQKCITSATIILPLYNGVDAPERIKKIFPENEILQGCVYIISMIASPGTIRKMGFYEKLFFGSKMTSNAKLEELQNIFQKAKIESYLVDNIEEIVWEKFIFISALASVTSYLNQNIGEVLKNKKSMKVYVELLYEIEAVAKAKGLQLPKDIVNQTIVKLEKSPKEATSSMHRDLLAGRKTEVTSLTQFVVNEGLKYGVKTPLYEKITIALM
- a CDS encoding response regulator transcription factor; this translates as MKKLLLAEDDFDFAAILKQYLELHQFEVIWAENGEIALDYFKNQAFDICVFDVMMPKLDGFSLAEKIITINPEIPFIFLTARKLKEDKIIGLKLGADDYIIKPFEVDELILRLQNILKRIEQKRSLDGNNIIEIGSYIFDNERLTLNNKNHVQQLTEKEASLIEYLYLNNNQLLKRDQILMSVWKKDDYFSGRSMDVFISRLRKYFNSDPKIKIESVRNIGLEFKIEKP